A window from Pseudobutyrivibrio ruminis HUN009 encodes these proteins:
- a CDS encoding ABC transporter substrate-binding protein, translated as MKRKLISGLLAGLMTMSLFSGCGSSSSATAATASTDTSEAKESGEATTISFWCNFTGSDGDVLREIVDNYNKTNTDNITVEIDIMDYATLQSKLPTAISTGTGPSFILAGVELIKQYKENDMIEPIDDFWEVTGVDKSNFNENVLEKSYFDGTQYGVPMQYNLQYLYYNKDLFEAAGLDPETPPTTMEELEKAAVACTDEANGIYGLGLPVNYGNYVEYLWANGGDVVNSDGTENYLNSEENIKTLTWLQDMIKEGVSPEALDAGEADTMFQAGRLAMYTSGPWNINGLNQLGVNYGITAIPAGTAGAFSPEGGCSWMLTKGADDKTKQAAYKFMAYWLSDDVLKEWSNRNGFPVWSNSVLQDSEIQSNEILADVSAASTIGRDWHLTLDCGSQIDADVMQPMMEKILSGDDVTTCVEEASEKLDEVLGL; from the coding sequence ATGAAGCGAAAACTTATTAGTGGCTTATTAGCTGGATTGATGACGATGAGTTTGTTCTCAGGATGTGGTTCATCATCAAGTGCCACAGCTGCCACAGCGTCTACTGACACATCAGAAGCCAAAGAAAGTGGTGAAGCAACAACAATTTCTTTTTGGTGTAACTTTACTGGTTCGGATGGAGATGTATTAAGAGAAATTGTAGACAATTACAACAAAACAAATACAGATAACATTACAGTCGAAATCGACATTATGGACTATGCAACATTACAGTCTAAGCTACCAACAGCAATTTCTACTGGTACAGGCCCATCTTTTATATTGGCAGGTGTTGAGCTTATCAAGCAGTATAAAGAAAATGACATGATTGAGCCAATTGATGATTTCTGGGAGGTGACTGGAGTCGATAAGTCTAATTTCAATGAGAATGTATTGGAAAAATCGTATTTTGATGGAACACAGTATGGTGTACCAATGCAATATAATCTTCAGTATTTGTACTATAACAAAGATCTATTTGAAGCAGCAGGCTTAGATCCAGAGACACCACCTACTACGATGGAGGAACTGGAGAAGGCAGCAGTCGCATGTACCGATGAAGCAAATGGCATATACGGATTAGGACTTCCAGTAAATTATGGCAACTACGTTGAATATCTGTGGGCTAACGGAGGAGATGTAGTAAATAGCGATGGAACAGAGAACTATTTAAACTCTGAAGAGAATATCAAAACTTTAACATGGTTACAAGACATGATTAAGGAAGGTGTTTCTCCAGAAGCATTGGATGCAGGAGAAGCAGATACCATGTTCCAGGCAGGAAGACTTGCAATGTACACTAGTGGTCCTTGGAATATCAATGGTTTAAATCAGCTTGGTGTTAATTATGGTATTACAGCAATTCCAGCTGGTACAGCAGGTGCCTTTTCACCTGAAGGTGGATGTTCATGGATGCTTACAAAGGGAGCTGATGATAAGACAAAGCAAGCAGCATATAAATTCATGGCATATTGGCTTAGCGATGATGTCTTGAAGGAATGGTCTAACAGAAATGGATTCCCTGTATGGTCAAATTCAGTACTTCAAGATTCGGAAATCCAGTCAAATGAGATTTTAGCAGATGTATCAGCAGCTTCAACAATTGGTAGAGATTGGCATTTGACATTGGATTGCGGATCTCAGATTGATGCTGATGTAATGCAGCCAATGATGGAAAAGATTTTATCTGGAGATGATGTAACAACATGCGTTGAAGAGGCATCTGAGAAATTAGATGAGGTATTAGGTCTATAG
- a CDS encoding single-stranded DNA-binding protein — MNKVILMGRLTRDPEVRYGGANNSAVARFSLAVDRRFKRDGDEQTADFINCVAFGKTGEFLEKYARKGTKFVVEGRIQTGSYTNKDGQKVYTTDVVCENVEFAESKNSQGGGNSSFDGGAGFAPSSDAGDGFMNIPDGIDEELPFN, encoded by the coding sequence ATGAATAAAGTTATTCTTATGGGACGTCTCACAAGAGACCCAGAAGTTCGTTACGGTGGAGCAAACAACAGCGCTGTTGCAAGATTTTCATTAGCAGTTGATCGTAGATTTAAGCGCGATGGAGATGAGCAGACAGCTGATTTCATTAACTGTGTTGCATTTGGCAAGACAGGTGAGTTCCTTGAGAAGTATGCTCGCAAGGGCACAAAGTTCGTAGTTGAAGGTCGTATTCAGACAGGCAGCTACACAAACAAGGACGGCCAGAAGGTTTACACTACCGATGTTGTATGTGAGAATGTTGAGTTCGCAGAGAGCAAGAATTCTCAGGGCGGCGGAAACAGCAGCTTCGACGGTGGCGCAGGTTTCGCACCAAGCTCAGATGCAGGCGACGGCTTCATGAATATCCCTGATGGAATTGACGAGGAATTACCGTTCAACTAA
- a CDS encoding prolyl-tRNA synthetase associated domain-containing protein: MTELQTGRPADTTGRLDREVRVYDYLDNLGIEYKRIDHAPADTMEVCAEIDKSLGALICKNLFLCNRQKTNFYLLMIPGDKKFKTKELSKQINSARLSFADPEDMLKYLDIEPGSVSVMGLMNDKDHVVQLLVDEDVKNSEFIGCHPCVNTSSMKIAAKDIFDVYLPAVGHEPRIVTLLGED; encoded by the coding sequence ATGACAGAATTACAGACAGGAAGACCAGCGGACACAACGGGCCGTTTAGACAGAGAAGTCAGAGTATACGATTATTTGGATAATCTTGGGATTGAGTACAAGCGTATAGACCATGCACCCGCAGACACAATGGAAGTTTGCGCTGAAATAGATAAATCCCTTGGTGCATTAATATGTAAGAATCTGTTTTTGTGTAACAGACAGAAGACAAACTTTTATTTGCTTATGATTCCAGGAGATAAAAAGTTCAAAACAAAGGAGCTTTCAAAGCAGATAAATTCAGCAAGGCTGTCATTTGCTGACCCAGAGGATATGCTTAAGTATCTGGATATCGAGCCAGGTTCTGTAAGTGTGATGGGGCTGATGAATGATAAGGACCATGTAGTACAGCTTTTGGTAGATGAGGATGTGAAAAACAGTGAGTTTATCGGCTGCCATCCATGCGTAAATACATCAAGCATGAAGATAGCGGCAAAGGATATTTTTGACGTATATCTTCCAGCAGTAGGCCATGAGCCAAGAATAGTTACATTACTTGGCGAAGACTAG
- the rpsF gene encoding 30S ribosomal protein S6, which yields MNKYELALVVNAKIEDDARTATVEKAKEYITRFGGQISDVDDWGKKRLAYDIQKMNEGYYYFIHFDAEPGVPAQIEENVRIMDNVLRFLCVKADEA from the coding sequence ATGAACAAGTATGAATTAGCACTCGTTGTTAATGCGAAGATCGAAGACGATGCAAGAACTGCCACAGTTGAAAAGGCAAAGGAGTATATCACTCGCTTTGGTGGACAGATCTCAGACGTCGATGATTGGGGCAAGAAGAGACTTGCTTATGACATTCAGAAGATGAATGAAGGATACTATTACTTCATCCACTTCGATGCTGAGCCAGGCGTACCTGCTCAGATCGAGGAGAATGTTCGCATCATGGACAACGTACTTCGATTCTTATGCGTTAAAGCTGACGAGGCTTAA
- a CDS encoding NAD-dependent protein deacylase — protein MDKIEELKNMIEESSKIVFFGGAGVSTESGIPDFRSKDGLYNQHDVRFDMYQPEYLLSHSCLMKEPKVYFEFHRQKMDTRNIEPNNAHKYLAKLEEMGKLTGVVTQNIDGLHQKAGSKKVYEIHGSALRNYCMNCGTSYPVDFIFDSEDEIPKCDYCGGTVRADITLYEEGLPEDAVEGAIRAISEADMMIIGGTSLTVYPAASFVNYFRGKYLVIINQTDLSVRRAENTLVITDRIGQVFTELAKLQGIEL, from the coding sequence TTGGATAAAATTGAAGAACTGAAAAATATGATAGAAGAATCATCGAAAATCGTATTTTTCGGAGGTGCGGGAGTATCCACAGAAAGTGGAATTCCAGATTTCAGAAGTAAGGACGGCTTGTACAATCAGCATGATGTCAGATTCGACATGTACCAGCCTGAGTATTTGCTTAGCCACAGCTGCCTGATGAAGGAGCCAAAGGTTTATTTCGAATTTCATCGTCAAAAGATGGATACGCGAAATATTGAGCCAAATAACGCCCATAAATATCTGGCTAAGCTGGAAGAAATGGGCAAGCTCACTGGAGTAGTCACTCAGAATATTGATGGCCTACACCAGAAGGCTGGCAGTAAGAAAGTTTATGAGATCCATGGCAGCGCACTTCGTAATTACTGCATGAATTGCGGAACCAGCTATCCAGTAGATTTTATTTTCGATTCAGAGGATGAGATTCCAAAGTGCGATTATTGCGGTGGCACAGTCAGGGCTGATATCACTCTTTACGAAGAGGGATTGCCTGAGGATGCAGTGGAAGGCGCAATCAGAGCCATTTCAGAAGCAGATATGATGATAATTGGCGGTACATCACTTACGGTATATCCGGCAGCATCATTTGTTAATTACTTCAGAGGAAAGTATCTGGTAATAATCAATCAGACAGATTTGTCAGTGCGCAGAGCAGAGAATACACTAGTGATTACAGACAGAATCGGACAGGTGTTTACAGAATTAGCTAAGCTTCAGGGAATAGAATTATAA
- a CDS encoding divergent PAP2 family protein, whose protein sequence is MHFIVDLFTNKIFLAPAAGWFVAQIIKIIIDTVKSGFCKERLYGGGGMPSSHSATVTALMVVTGAIYGASSFEFVMALFFGIVVIYDARGVRFETQRQGKALNNLNEERKEEGKQPLDINRFKEKMGHTVPEIAVGMLIGIICAVVVLHLNI, encoded by the coding sequence ATGCATTTCATCGTGGATTTGTTTACAAACAAGATTTTTTTAGCACCTGCAGCAGGATGGTTTGTTGCACAGATTATCAAAATCATCATCGACACAGTAAAATCAGGTTTTTGCAAGGAGAGACTCTACGGCGGAGGGGGAATGCCAAGCTCTCACTCAGCTACAGTTACAGCACTTATGGTTGTGACTGGGGCAATCTACGGGGCTTCCTCATTTGAATTTGTAATGGCATTATTCTTTGGAATAGTTGTTATTTATGATGCAAGAGGAGTCCGATTTGAAACACAGCGCCAAGGCAAGGCACTGAACAATCTTAACGAAGAGCGTAAGGAAGAAGGCAAGCAGCCACTTGATATTAATAGATTCAAGGAAAAGATGGGCCATACCGTTCCAGAAATCGCTGTTGGTATGCTCATTGGAATCATATGTGCTGTAGTTGTTTTACACCTTAACATATAG
- a CDS encoding DMT family transporter, whose protein sequence is MKRDYKGILLTILGASCWGLSGSVGQYLFDVQQMDSQWLVPIRLGLAGIILIIYCLAKYKKETFKPWATPGQSINMLIYGLLGVSCCQFLYFLTIELSNAAIGTILQDLAPIFILMVTCLNGRRLPKLGEVSAIILAILGVFFLTTHGNIENLSVAKGALIAGVGSAVCVMIYNVLAPRITNDTPVVIAQAWSFLMGGAFGCLVFRIWEIPYTPNIYGLLGIAFVVLVGNIGAFTLYISGVKRIGPNKASLYSFAEPITAAIIGTTVLGNKFTVYDALGFALIFLMLCSITFSKKELGKVK, encoded by the coding sequence ATGAAACGTGATTATAAAGGAATATTGCTTACAATCTTGGGAGCCTCCTGCTGGGGGCTCTCAGGTTCTGTGGGCCAGTATTTATTTGATGTGCAGCAGATGGATAGTCAGTGGCTTGTGCCGATTCGCTTAGGCTTGGCTGGAATAATATTGATCATCTATTGCCTTGCAAAATATAAAAAAGAGACTTTCAAGCCATGGGCCACACCTGGCCAGTCTATAAACATGCTGATATATGGCCTGCTAGGAGTTAGCTGCTGCCAGTTTTTATATTTCCTAACTATAGAGCTTTCAAATGCAGCAATAGGCACGATTTTGCAAGATTTAGCTCCTATTTTCATTTTGATGGTGACATGTCTGAATGGGAGAAGATTGCCTAAGCTTGGCGAAGTAAGTGCCATCATACTGGCAATTCTTGGTGTATTTTTTCTTACAACCCATGGAAATATCGAAAATCTTTCAGTAGCTAAGGGGGCGCTGATAGCGGGAGTTGGTAGCGCGGTATGCGTAATGATTTACAATGTACTTGCTCCAAGAATCACCAACGATACACCTGTAGTTATCGCTCAGGCATGGTCATTTTTGATGGGTGGCGCATTTGGATGCCTTGTTTTCAGGATATGGGAAATCCCTTATACACCTAATATTTACGGCCTGCTTGGCATAGCATTTGTTGTATTAGTTGGAAACATTGGAGCATTCACTCTATACATCAGCGGAGTTAAGCGAATCGGCCCAAACAAGGCCAGCCTATATAGCTTCGCAGAGCCTATAACTGCTGCAATCATCGGAACTACAGTCCTTGGAAACAAGTTCACAGTGTACGATGCACTTGGATTTGCATTGATTTTTCTGATGCTGTGCAGTATTACGTTTTCTAAAAAAGAACTAGGAAAAGTCAAATGA
- the rsmI gene encoding 16S rRNA (cytidine(1402)-2'-O)-methyltransferase encodes MSQTGTVYLVATPIGNLEDMTFRAVRILKEVDLIAAEDTRNSIKLLNHFEIDTPMTSYHEFNKVEKAVTLIEKLKEGQNIAVITDAGTPGISDPGEELVRMCYDEGIEVTSVPGPAACITAVTMSGQACRRFAFEAFLPKDKKERRRVLEETKNETRTVIIYEAPHHLIGTLKELAEVLGEDRGITLCRELTKKHEEKEKTTIGGALKSYETKEPRGEYVLVIAGKSKAEVLEEARAAYEDMTIEEHMDMYLSKGMDKKEAMKAVAKDRGVSKRDIYNALL; translated from the coding sequence ATGTCACAGACAGGAACAGTATATTTAGTTGCAACTCCAATAGGAAACCTTGAGGATATGACTTTTCGAGCAGTCAGGATTCTTAAAGAGGTGGATTTGATTGCAGCAGAAGATACAAGAAATTCAATAAAGCTATTAAATCATTTTGAAATAGACACACCTATGACCAGCTACCACGAGTTTAATAAAGTGGAGAAGGCCGTCACTTTAATAGAAAAATTAAAAGAAGGTCAGAACATTGCGGTAATCACAGACGCAGGCACACCTGGTATTTCAGACCCAGGGGAAGAGCTTGTTAGGATGTGTTACGACGAGGGAATCGAGGTCACATCGGTCCCAGGTCCAGCGGCATGTATCACAGCTGTTACCATGTCTGGGCAGGCCTGTAGACGATTCGCTTTTGAGGCATTTTTGCCAAAAGACAAAAAAGAACGTCGCAGAGTTCTAGAAGAGACCAAAAATGAGACAAGAACTGTCATTATTTACGAAGCACCACATCATCTGATAGGCACATTGAAAGAGCTTGCGGAGGTCCTTGGTGAGGACAGAGGAATCACTCTTTGTAGAGAGCTTACAAAGAAACACGAAGAAAAAGAGAAGACCACAATCGGTGGAGCTTTAAAATCTTACGAGACAAAAGAGCCTAGAGGAGAGTACGTTCTTGTTATAGCTGGCAAATCTAAAGCAGAGGTTTTAGAGGAAGCAAGAGCGGCATATGAGGACATGACCATTGAAGAGCACATGGATATGTACTTAAGCAAGGGCATGGATAAAAAGGAAGCCATGAAGGCAGTGGCAAAGGACAGAGGAGTCAGCAAGCGCGATATTTACAACGCTTTGCTATAG
- a CDS encoding PSP1 domain-containing protein — protein sequence MIKVIGVRFRGGGKVYYFDPNGIELKREDQVIVETVRGVEIGTVLLVDKEISDDEVPGPIKKIIRKATEEDAKKAIKNIEKEKEAMRICEEKIAKRELEMKLVGAEYTFDNNKLIFYFTADGRIDFRELVKDLAAVFHTRIELRQIGVRDETKLMGGIGICGRELCCKSWLGDFVPVSIKMAKEQNLSLNPTKISGLCGRLMCCLKNEQETYEYLNSRLPGINDTVTTPEGIKGTVQSVNVLRQTVRVLFEDGDLKEVKDYPTSVLKFKPRKKKVQVSKEEAKELADLEDN from the coding sequence ATGATAAAGGTTATTGGAGTACGCTTCAGAGGAGGCGGAAAAGTATATTACTTTGATCCAAACGGCATAGAGCTTAAGCGCGAGGATCAGGTTATTGTTGAAACAGTTCGCGGTGTTGAAATCGGAACAGTTTTACTTGTAGACAAGGAGATTTCAGATGATGAGGTTCCAGGACCTATCAAGAAAATCATCCGTAAGGCTACCGAGGAAGACGCTAAAAAAGCTATAAAGAACATTGAAAAAGAAAAAGAAGCCATGAGAATATGCGAGGAGAAAATCGCAAAGCGTGAGCTTGAAATGAAGTTGGTTGGTGCTGAGTACACATTCGACAACAACAAGCTTATTTTCTATTTCACAGCAGATGGACGTATCGACTTCAGAGAGCTTGTAAAGGATCTTGCAGCAGTGTTCCATACACGTATAGAGCTTCGTCAGATTGGTGTTCGTGACGAGACAAAGCTTATGGGTGGCATCGGAATCTGCGGTAGAGAGCTTTGCTGTAAGAGCTGGCTTGGTGATTTTGTTCCAGTATCAATCAAGATGGCAAAGGAGCAAAACCTTTCACTTAACCCTACAAAAATCTCAGGACTTTGCGGCAGACTTATGTGCTGTCTAAAGAACGAGCAGGAAACATACGAATACCTCAACAGCCGCCTACCAGGAATCAACGACACAGTTACAACTCCTGAGGGAATCAAAGGTACAGTTCAGTCGGTAAACGTTCTTCGTCAGACTGTACGAGTTCTTTTTGAAGATGGCGATTTAAAAGAGGTAAAGGATTATCCTACATCAGTTCTTAAGTTCAAGCCTCGTAAGAAAAAGGTACAGGTTTCCAAGGAAGAGGCAAAGGAACTTGCCGACCTGGAGGATAATTAA
- a CDS encoding histidine phosphatase family protein produces the protein MDHFYFIRHGETVWNVENKICGETDIELTEKGHEQAIETGKKILEQGITADVILASPLVRAKETARHISEITGIPMEIEPRLKEQNFGRYESTPRDGAEFHEAKKDMASRFGTGESMLHLAQRIYNLIDDIKVSDREAILVAHNGIARMVESYFTEMTNEEFSSCGIKNCEVKRYDF, from the coding sequence ATGGATCATTTTTATTTTATTAGACACGGGGAAACCGTTTGGAACGTAGAAAATAAGATTTGCGGTGAAACAGACATCGAGCTCACAGAAAAAGGTCATGAGCAAGCCATAGAAACTGGTAAAAAGATATTGGAGCAGGGAATTACTGCGGACGTAATCCTGGCATCACCTCTTGTAAGAGCAAAAGAAACAGCGAGACACATCTCTGAGATTACAGGAATACCAATGGAAATAGAGCCAAGGCTCAAAGAGCAGAATTTTGGAAGATATGAGTCCACTCCAAGAGATGGAGCAGAATTCCACGAAGCAAAAAAAGATATGGCAAGCAGATTTGGAACAGGTGAATCTATGCTCCATCTTGCTCAGAGAATATACAATCTCATAGATGATATAAAGGTGTCAGATAGGGAAGCCATCTTGGTAGCCCATAATGGAATTGCAAGAATGGTGGAATCCTACTTTACAGAAATGACAAACGAGGAGTTTTCATCTTGCGGAATCAAGAACTGTGAGGTTAAGAGATACGATTTTTAA
- the rpsR gene encoding 30S ribosomal protein S18 produces the protein MAFNKTGDGQQRRRPMHRRKKVCVFCGKDNVIDYKDTAKLKKYISERGKILPRRITGTCAKHQRALTVAIKRARHVALMPYVQD, from the coding sequence ATGGCTTTTAATAAGACAGGCGATGGTCAGCAGAGAAGAAGACCAATGCATAGAAGAAAGAAAGTCTGTGTTTTCTGTGGTAAAGATAACGTTATCGACTACAAGGATACAGCAAAGCTTAAGAAGTACATTTCTGAGCGTGGAAAGATTCTTCCACGTCGTATCACAGGCACATGTGCTAAGCACCAGAGAGCTCTTACAGTAGCTATCAAGCGTGCTCGTCACGTTGCACTTATGCCATACGTACAGGATTAA
- a CDS encoding CapA family protein, which yields MKRRIALSICLALSLVACGKQTVLQEQVSAQEANYSQPQPVESTTEDNGEYDFTLCFAGDINFDENWATTQYLNTCANGIADCISPELISTMQQADIMWINNEFTYSDRGQPLPGKAYTFRANPARVENLKLLGVDIVGLANNHVYDYGKDALLDTMDTLDAAGIPYVGAGHNLAEASEPVYMEVQGKKIAFVAASRAEKNKMTPQATDTEPGILRCYDTALFDEEIKEADANADIVVALPHWGTEYSTVLEPVQTSTAHEYIDAGADVIIGAHTHCLQGFEFYNNVPIVYSLGNYWFNEKTLDTMLITLHCYGDNNEENMDVIITPALQANCTTQYVADGAKQRQLYDRLESISVNAQISDDGIITQEKTE from the coding sequence ATGAAAAGAAGGATAGCTTTATCAATATGCTTGGCCTTATCGCTAGTAGCATGCGGCAAGCAAACGGTTTTGCAAGAGCAGGTGTCGGCCCAGGAGGCCAACTATAGCCAGCCACAGCCTGTGGAATCTACCACAGAAGATAATGGTGAATATGATTTCACGTTATGCTTTGCCGGCGATATCAACTTTGACGAAAATTGGGCCACAACCCAGTATCTGAATACCTGCGCAAATGGTATTGCGGATTGTATTTCACCGGAGTTGATAAGTACCATGCAGCAGGCCGATATAATGTGGATAAATAACGAGTTTACATACAGCGACCGTGGACAACCACTGCCCGGAAAAGCATACACTTTCAGAGCCAATCCGGCCAGAGTAGAGAACTTGAAGTTGCTTGGAGTTGATATAGTGGGCCTTGCAAATAATCATGTGTACGATTATGGCAAAGATGCTCTACTTGATACCATGGATACTCTAGATGCAGCAGGGATTCCATATGTAGGAGCAGGCCATAATCTGGCTGAGGCAAGTGAGCCAGTGTACATGGAAGTCCAGGGAAAGAAGATTGCATTCGTGGCTGCATCACGTGCAGAAAAGAACAAGATGACACCACAGGCCACGGATACCGAGCCAGGAATTCTCAGATGCTATGACACAGCCCTCTTTGACGAAGAGATAAAAGAGGCAGATGCTAATGCGGATATTGTGGTGGCGCTACCTCATTGGGGCACGGAGTATTCCACAGTGCTTGAGCCGGTACAGACATCTACGGCACATGAGTATATTGATGCTGGAGCGGATGTAATCATAGGAGCCCACACACATTGCCTTCAGGGCTTTGAGTTTTACAATAATGTGCCAATCGTATATAGTCTTGGAAATTATTGGTTCAACGAAAAGACGTTGGATACCATGCTTATCACACTGCATTGCTATGGCGATAATAATGAGGAAAACATGGATGTAATCATTACACCTGCATTGCAAGCAAACTGCACAACACAGTACGTGGCAGATGGTGCAAAGCAGCGCCAGTTGTATGATAGGCTTGAAAGCATATCAGTAAATGCGCAAATAAGCGACGACGGAATTATTACACAGGAAAAGACAGAATAG
- the sfsA gene encoding DNA/RNA nuclease SfsA, whose protein sequence is MKYKNIVEAKFISRPNRFIAQVDIDGQEVTVHVKNTGRCKELLLPGRTVYLEKATNPERKTPYDLVAVETPIGIINIDSQAPNAVVKEWLEKQDYDYIDPEHKYGDSRIDFFMKKGEDEYLLEVKGCTLIKDGVGFFPDAPTERGVKHLRELAKATKLGYKAMVAFAIQVDGVTEVRPNVETHPEFGIALQEARDAGVQVLFLQCHVEKDLLEIIN, encoded by the coding sequence GTGAAATATAAAAATATAGTAGAAGCAAAGTTCATATCACGTCCAAATCGCTTTATAGCTCAGGTTGATATTGATGGGCAGGAAGTAACTGTTCATGTGAAAAATACTGGCCGTTGCAAGGAATTATTGCTTCCTGGCAGGACGGTTTACTTGGAAAAGGCCACAAATCCAGAGCGTAAAACACCATATGATTTGGTCGCCGTTGAGACACCTATCGGAATAATCAACATCGATTCTCAGGCGCCAAATGCGGTGGTGAAGGAATGGCTGGAAAAGCAGGATTATGACTATATCGACCCGGAGCATAAATATGGCGATTCCAGAATCGATTTCTTCATGAAAAAAGGTGAGGATGAATATCTTCTTGAAGTTAAAGGTTGCACACTTATTAAAGATGGTGTAGGCTTTTTTCCTGATGCGCCTACAGAGCGAGGAGTAAAGCACTTGAGAGAGTTAGCAAAGGCTACAAAGCTTGGCTACAAGGCTATGGTGGCTTTTGCTATTCAGGTAGATGGTGTTACAGAGGTGCGCCCCAATGTGGAGACTCACCCGGAGTTTGGTATCGCTTTACAAGAGGCGCGGGACGCAGGCGTACAGGTGCTGTTTTTGCAGTGCCACGTAGAAAAAGATTTATTGGAGATTATTAATTAA
- a CDS encoding tRNA1(Val) (adenine(37)-N6)-methyltransferase, with the protein MNNLLQEDERLDDLQINGYQIIQHPDKFCFGMDAVLLSGFASVKEGEKVLDLGTGTGILPILLEAKTEGKHFTGLEIQPESADMARRSVLINHLEEKIDIIEGDIKNASEIFGKASMDVVTSNPPYMTNHHGLKNPNDAKAIARHELLCTLDDVVRETAAVLRQRGRCYFVHRPSRIVEIFEAMRKYKLEPKRMRLVYPYVDKEPNMVLIEGVRGGGAQLTVEAPLIVYKEPGQYTDEIYEIYGLDK; encoded by the coding sequence ATGAATAATCTGTTGCAGGAAGACGAGCGACTAGATGATTTACAAATAAATGGATATCAAATAATTCAGCATCCTGACAAATTCTGTTTTGGCATGGATGCTGTCTTGCTATCGGGCTTTGCTAGCGTCAAGGAAGGAGAAAAGGTTCTTGATTTGGGAACAGGAACAGGAATTTTGCCTATTCTTCTTGAAGCTAAGACTGAAGGAAAGCATTTCACAGGATTAGAGATACAGCCTGAGAGTGCAGATATGGCACGCCGCTCGGTATTAATTAATCATCTGGAAGAGAAAATTGATATAATAGAGGGTGACATCAAAAATGCTAGTGAAATCTTCGGAAAAGCATCCATGGATGTTGTCACCAGCAATCCACCATACATGACAAATCATCATGGATTGAAGAATCCAAACGATGCCAAGGCCATAGCTCGCCACGAGCTGCTTTGCACATTGGATGATGTGGTGAGAGAAACTGCAGCTGTTTTAAGACAGCGAGGCAGATGTTACTTTGTACATAGACCATCACGCATTGTAGAAATCTTTGAAGCCATGCGAAAATACAAGCTTGAGCCAAAGAGGATGCGCTTGGTTTACCCATACGTGGACAAGGAACCAAATATGGTTCTGATAGAAGGCGTGCGAGGCGGCGGAGCCCAGCTCACAGTAGAAGCGCCACTGATTGTATACAAGGAGCCAGGCCAGTACACAGATGAAATCTACGAGATATACGGATTAGATAAATAA
- a CDS encoding DUF1294 domain-containing protein: protein MDKLILGYLVLANIAGLAVMGIDKQKAIKGAWRIPEKTLFLFSLIGGSIGTWAGMYLFHHKTKHWYFVIGMPAILIIQLVIAAYLTGLI from the coding sequence ATGGACAAGTTGATACTTGGATATTTGGTCCTTGCTAATATTGCAGGCCTCGCCGTAATGGGAATTGATAAGCAAAAAGCCATCAAAGGTGCTTGGCGCATTCCAGAAAAAACACTATTTTTATTCAGCTTAATAGGCGGCAGCATTGGAACTTGGGCAGGGATGTACCTGTTTCATCACAAGACAAAACACTGGTATTTTGTGATCGGCATGCCAGCAATTCTGATTATCCAGTTGGTTATAGCGGCATATTTAACGGGCTTGATATAG